One genomic segment of Helianthus annuus cultivar XRQ/B chromosome 14, HanXRQr2.0-SUNRISE, whole genome shotgun sequence includes these proteins:
- the LOC110904138 gene encoding actin-related protein 2: MDSKKVIVCDNGTGYVKCGFAGENFPTSVFPCVVGRPMLRYEETLLEQELKDIVVGEACLNLRHQLDISYPVNNGIVQKWNDMGHVWDHAFYNELKVDPSECNILLTDPPLNPSRNREKMVETMFEKYNFAGVFIQIQAVLTLYAQGLLTGLVIDAGDGVSHVVPVVDGYSFPHLTKRMNVAGRHITSYLVDLLLRRGYAMNKNADFETVRDIKEKLCYISYDYKREYQLGLETTILVKNYTLPDGRVIKVGTERFQAPEALFTPELIDVEGDGIADMVFNCIQEMDIDNRMMLYQHIVLSGGSTMYPGLPSRLEKEILDRYLDVVLKGNKVGLKKLRLRIEDPPRRKHMVYLGGAVLAGIMKDAPEFWISRQDYLEEGVSCLSKCG, encoded by the exons ATGGACAGCAAGAAGGTCATCGTTTGCGACAACGGCACTGGG TATGTCAAGTGTGGCTTTGCTGGTGAGAATTTTCCGACGTCGGTATTTCCTTGTGTGGTCGGTAGGCCGATGTTGAGATATGAAGAAACTCTTTTGGAGCAAGAGCTGAAG GATATTGTTGTTGGTGAAGCCTGTTTGAACTTGAGGCATCAACTAGATATATCTTATCCTGTCAACAATGGCATTGTGCAAAAGTGGAATGATATGGGTCATGTTTGGGATCATGCCTTCTATAATGAACTAAAG GTGGATCCATCCGAATGTAACATTTTGCTTACAGATCCGCCTCTTAATCCTTCAAGAAACAGGGAAAAGATG GTTGAGACTATGTTCGAGAAGTACAACTTTGCTGGTGTCTTCATCCAGATACAAGCTGTTTTAACATTGTATGCTCAAG GTTTACTTACTGGATTAGTCATTGATGCTGGTGATGGTGTAAGTCATGTG GTTCCGGTTGTAGATGGCTACTCATTTCCTCATCTTACAAAGAGAATGAACGTAGCTGGACGCCACATAACGTCATATCTTGTCGATTTACTACTTAGGAGAGG TTATGCAATGAATAAGAATGCTGATTTTGAGACTGTAAGAGATATCAAAGAAAAACTCTGCTACATTAG TTATGATTACAAAAGGGAATATCAGTTAGGGCTTGAGACCACCATCCTTGTTAAGAATTATACT CTGCCAGATGGAAGGGTTATTAAAGTTGGTACCGAACGGTTTCAGGCCCCTGAAGCTCTTTTTACACCG GAGCTGATAGATGTTGAAGGGGATGGAATTGCTGACATGGTATTCAACTGTATCCAGGAAATGGATATAGACAACCGTATGATG CTGTACCAGCATATAGTTTTGAGCGGAGGGAGCACAATGTATCCAGGATTACCTAGTCG GCTAGAGAAAGAAATCTTGGATCGTTATCTTGATGTTGTTTTGAAGGGAAACAAAGTTGGACTGAAG AAATTGCGGCTGCGCATTGAAGATCCTCCACGAAGGAAGCATATGGTGTACCTTGGGGGTGCAGTACTTGCAGGAATCATGAAG GATGCACCTGAATTTTGGATTAGCAGACAAGATTATCTGGAGGAAGGTGTTAGTTGCCTTAGCAAGTGTGGATAG